In Rutidosis leptorrhynchoides isolate AG116_Rl617_1_P2 chromosome 6, CSIRO_AGI_Rlap_v1, whole genome shotgun sequence, the DNA window AGCCCCTTTCATAATTGAGAGGGTATGAAATTATGAACAGTTGTGTACCAATTTTGCCCCTTTTGAGCTTTAAGAAGATATTTTGTTCTATTTGTTATGTTATTTGTGGTGCAAGTATCATGTTATAATATTTTTAAACCAAATTTTAAAAATCTACATCAACTCATCTCCAAATCTCGACCATTAACGACATCAAACTTGCTCTATATAAAGTCATACCAAGAAAAATTCTTTTACCGATACTAGAGAAACTCAACGATCTACTAGTAAATGGAAAAATGGATGGTAATTTTAAACGGGTCGCAACATGTTCAGATCAAAAGAATTGGACCAGCCGACCCACATACACTCTTTTTTCGTATCTGAATCTTATAGTAACTAGAAGAAATACTACAAATTTAAAGTTTTACACGAAGAATATGTAACCTCTTTAATCAGAACATTACTTTCAATCGCATACAATATGCTATCTCAGTTAGCATGACAGCTAATAGTTTTGCCATACAACAAATATTGAAAGCTATCTTTTTACCATATCAAGTATGCtactaatatatattaaaaatacatttGGAGGCCCCAAAGATTTTGATGTTCCTGCGCGATCACAATTTTCCAGTTGCCCCCGTCCTGATTGGATTTATAAAAGACTGTCTTTGCTTTGGCTTCTTAGTGGGAAAAAAAAGTTGTTCGATAACTAATCAATCGTCTATTTAGTACAGTGAGCATCTGTACCTTGTTGCACACAATGAGTGTAACCAAGGCCATGAAGGTAATCCCTAATTTCCTTTGAACTGGTGTTGCTAGCTTGCAAAAGTCTTTCATCTTCTTCATAGATCAAATATGGAGCTTCACCTTTTTTCCTAGAAAGCAAATTTTTCGCTCCTTTTAGAACGTGATATTCCCAACCCTGAACATCTACTTTCACAAGCAACACACGCTCGTTATCTGGAATCACTTTATCAAGCGGAATCGATCTTACTTGAAGTTCAACTTCTTCATTTGATTTAAAAGCCAATTTCGCACCAGTAGCTGATACTGCACTGTTATCCAGCCGTCCAACCAACTATAACAAATCCAAAACCAAATGATTAATATTACAACAGAAATTATATATTCACTTTAATCCGAAAATAAATTTCATATGAGAGTTTAGCAGTGTGCCAGGAAATAAATGATGTGATCCGTTACCATAACGATCAGTGACAGATTCATATGTACCATGAGCCCATCTAATCGGTTTTAGTTTGGTTGCAGCTACTCTTAAACTGTGACTATTTGACCACACACAATGACAAAAACCGCAATAATCATATACTCGTTTACAGAACACATTGCCGCTCTAAGAAACAGCATTAGTCACTTGATCTACCTACAACCATAATTACTAAAAATACTAAAAAGAAACCCACTGAAGATCACTGATATATAGTGAATCAAAACATACCCAGAAAGATTTATACATAAATTAACAATCTTTTTACACTAaagttacaaaattttcaatttatGTACGGAGTAACATGTCAGCAACGAACTAACCTTGTGAAATGTAATATTTCCAACATGATCAGATGTAGCAGCTTCAAAAACATTGACCAAATTATCAACTCTATTAAAATATATCCCATTACAAATACTCTGCAAATTCTCAAAAACCGGTTCAAACGAAAAAACCCGAAACCCCATAACTGCAGCTGCAAATGTAGCCATTCCAACATTAGCTCCCACATCAACAAAAATACCCGTTTTACCCTCACTCTTCATCTTCTCCAAAATGTCCTGAACTGTAACAGAAATATCAGGTCGTCTAAATAACTTCCCTTTCAGGATCCGAACAATATTCTTGTGGGGTTTATCGGGTAATGACCCGAAATCTGATAATGAATAGATAAATGGGTATTTGACACCTTCAACTTGGTTTGCAATAATTGGGTGGGGTTGAGGTGATTTGTAGCAATCAAATGGTTGGATTAATGAATTAGTGAACTTAACTGGGGTTtttaaattagggttagggtttgatgaggtGGTAGTGAGGTAGAAGaaacagaggatgatgaaggaagtGGAGAAGAGAAGAAATAGGGTTTTTGGAGTGGTGATTTTGACGGGTTTATCTTTTCTCCAAGCATTTGCCATTGTAAATATGGAATTTGAATTGGGTACTTAGGGTTTGTATGATAATTTGAAGGATCTAAGTTGCAGGGATGGAAAGATTGGATCTTGAGTGAGTGTGAACTTTTCTTGATTCGGAGGGATTGAATGGTAATATAGATGGaatacggtgtattattattatttttttttctttttttttacgaGTAACCCTACTAGGAACGGGCATATTGCCCCCTGCAGCGGGTAAACCCCGGATAAACGGCAAGCCAatcctccaccgctaccaggtaaagCATCCTCAGGCTATTGGTCTCTTAAGTTCGCCCCAAGCGTTTGAAgtgccttgaagggaatcgaactCGTGACCACACCTTCATTGAAAGTGTTGGTGGCCATCTAAACTATGCCGGGATGGTTAACAGAatttaataagaaaaaaaaaaaaaaaaaaaaaaccgtgtAGTATTTCTTGCTTATGCACAAAGTACAATTCTCAAATCTCAAACCTATATCATAAGCCTATAGATTCAAATGAACTTGAACTAGAGGTCTTCCATTTTCTAAATTTGTTTATGACATTTCTTAGATTGATTACAAACTTAACTAttgttttatgtaattattatattatattatatattatattatattattatattatatttatacctACATACTAAAACGCGTGCCGAATTTCGTCATTTCAATTACTTTGGATCGTCGTTTCGAGTTTGCGTTCACACGACAAACGGCCCCTCaaattcggctcaatttacacaacggtccctcaactttacactttttcaggggtagaaagcgtaaatatataattttattaaaataaaagaaactaattccacccgaaattttaacgggctctatcttctcgctaggtgcgagttaaatttttccgaaatcAACGTTTAACTCGAAAAAAAAACTAACACAACAGAACTAACTACGCGCGAAACGAACATcgttaaaaaaatactaaatatttcgggctatatttcatacatatacatacacatacaacaaacaactcaacctattagatatattaggtaccaaacaacatatattcaaattcgaccgcgcgttgaatacaaccgcagcaaggcgcggtcgaatttttttctagttttgattatttataattatttgaaTTTTTGAAGTTAGAGATGACTCTGATGTGAAATTATTCTGAGAGTTTTTTATTGAGATGATTGTGGCATCGGTGTGTGTGGCATCAGTGTGTGATACTGTGATAGTGTCATTATTGTTAAACATATTATTTATTCATATTACTTTAGCACACGTATTATGTTTGTTGGACTTAGCCCTGTAGTCATTGTAATGCACGAGATCAATCAATATAAGGCCATTTATATCAATGCGTTTAGATGTAAGCGTTAGATGACTTCAAAATATTTGACGGAAagtaacataatcataatcaacggGGAGTCatttagggtgcgtttgtttgcctcttaatggaatggttcagtgctgaatgatgaaccattcagcattcagtgagtttgtttctgacctctgaatgacatatggtgctgaatggttcagaattcagtgctgaaTCATTCAGAAATGAAacgctctcttaaccattaagagcctaaattttctgtaatattctcctcaaatcctatcctgaacacttaactaacaaatatattgaatattttattcatgttacactttgataaggtaattttactcagtttgtatcgttcattctaaatgatcatcaaacagcttattttcattcagaacaaactttattcagaggctttgaatcattcagattctgaaccattcagcgctaaatcattcagttttatcaaacgcacccttattCACTCTCCAAGGCGTTAGTTATGGTTCTAACGATTTTGAAATGAGACGTGAGTTTGTAACTAACCTATCAAtgaatttaatttaattgatttaatacACATCAATGAATTTAATTGATTTAATAAATAtatgtttttattattaatttactttTTTTGACTTAATTTTCAATCAAATTTTACTACGTCACCCTACAAATATTTGACACACAAAAAACAACTTACACAAGTGTTAAAAAAGGGTCAGAAATTGACTTTGCCATCTCACAGACAGATTCCACTTTTTAActaagaccactcccaaccatgacatgTTTTTTTAAAAAGACCGAACTTAATGTCAGCGCCACGTCACTATTTCTTTATACTCCCTCCATCCCACCAGAAGTGTCCACTTTGACTTTTCTCAGTCTTTATTCATCAACTttgattttaaatatttttatttgtattatataatatttgatgaaaattatatgaatagaTTGAGTTACATTAGGAACAAATCAGATAATAGAGTTACATTAGGAAGTAAATATTTTATTAGTTGTCATTGTATTTATTCCTAATTTATGTTTAATGTACTTTTTGTAATTCTCCTTATATATTAATGAGAAAATCAACACCCACAATTGTGTGGTGAGTTTATCAATCATAACATGGTATCAGCGGATCATCTAAAATACGACTCTCAAATATATCATCTCTAAATTCTCTTCTGTCGCTACAACAAttcttttcttttcttattttcGTTTTTTCCGTCAACCTTACGATTCAATCAGGTTAAATAAAAATCAATTGGTTGTTTCAGCGGCGGACATCAACTTTTCTTGTCTATCCTCTTTCTTCTCGATTTCTTCGCTCAAAGTGACggcaaattaaaaataaaaaaaaaagcaaaTTATTATTAGAGCCGTCACCCACTAAAAGTTTGTGGCTCTCATA includes these proteins:
- the LOC139855384 gene encoding uncharacterized protein, yielding MANAWRKDKPVKITTPKTLFLLFSTSFIILCFFYLTTTSSNPNPNLKTPVKFTNSLIQPFDCYKSPQPHPIIANQVEGVKYPFIYSLSDFGSLPDKPHKNIVRILKGKLFRRPDISVTVQDILEKMKSEGKTGIFVDVGANVGMATFAAAVMGFRVFSFEPVFENLQSICNGIYFNRVDNLVNVFEAATSDHVGNITFHKLVGRLDNSAVSATGAKLAFKSNEEVELQVRSIPLDKVIPDNERVLLVKVDVQGWEYHVLKGAKNLLSRKKGEAPYLIYEEDERLLQASNTSSKEIRDYLHGLGYTHCVQQGTDAHCTK